In Miscanthus floridulus cultivar M001 chromosome 5, ASM1932011v1, whole genome shotgun sequence, one genomic interval encodes:
- the LOC136452364 gene encoding stress-response A/B barrel domain-containing protein HS1, with the protein MAGGGVVKHILLARFKEDVTQERLDELIRGYAALVAAVPSMKAFHWGTDVSIENLHQGFTHVFESTFESTEGIKEYIEHPAHVEFANVFLPVLDKVIVIDYKPTSVN; encoded by the exons atggccggcggcggcgtggtgaAGCACATCCTGCTGGCACGCTTCAAGGAGGACGTGACGCAGGAGCGCCTGGACGAGCTCATCCGCGGATACGCCGCGCTCGTCGCCGCCGTCCCCTCCATGAAGGCCTTCCACTG GGGAACTGATGTGAGCATAGAAAACCTGCATCAAGGGTTCACGCACGTCTTCGAGTCCACATTTGAAAGCACGGAAGGAATCAAGGAGTACATTGAGCACCCTGCACATGTTGAATTCGCAAATGTGTTCTTGCCTGTGTTGGACAAGGTCATCGTGATCGACTATAAACCAACTTCGGTCAACTAG